Proteins encoded in a region of the Candidatus Fusobacterium pullicola genome:
- the uxuA gene encoding mannonate dehydratase codes for MKLSFRWYGDSDPVKLQYIKQIPTMHSIVTAIYDVPVGQVWEMDKILALKEKVEKAGLKFEVIESVPVHEDIKLGLPTREVYIENYKKNIENLAKAGVKVICYNFMPVFDWTRSQLDKELEDGSTALVYYKDQVDKLDPLNSELSLPGWDSSYTKEEMADLFAKYKSLGEEGLWENLKYFLEQIIPVAELNDIKMAIHPDDPPWPIFGLPRIITKEENLDRFLKLVDNKYNGLTLCTGSLGCANFNNMPKLVDKYSAMGRIHFMHVRNVKLLNDGVSFEESAHYSGCGSLDIVEIMRVLHKNGFDGYLRPDHGRMIWGETGKPGYGLYDRALGASYITGIWETLTKLGK; via the coding sequence ATGAAATTATCATTTAGATGGTATGGAGATTCAGATCCAGTAAAATTACAGTATATCAAACAAATACCTACTATGCATAGTATAGTTACTGCTATATATGATGTACCAGTAGGACAAGTATGGGAAATGGATAAAATATTAGCTCTTAAGGAAAAAGTTGAAAAAGCTGGACTAAAATTTGAAGTAATAGAGAGCGTTCCTGTACACGAAGATATAAAATTAGGATTACCTACAAGAGAGGTATATATCGAAAACTATAAGAAAAATATAGAGAACTTAGCAAAAGCTGGAGTAAAAGTTATATGCTATAACTTCATGCCTGTATTTGATTGGACAAGATCTCAATTAGATAAAGAACTAGAAGATGGATCAACAGCGTTAGTTTACTATAAAGATCAAGTGGATAAATTAGATCCTTTAAATAGTGAACTATCTTTACCAGGATGGGATTCAAGCTATACAAAAGAAGAGATGGCAGATCTTTTTGCTAAATATAAATCATTAGGAGAAGAGGGATTATGGGAAAACTTAAAATATTTCCTTGAGCAAATAATTCCAGTAGCAGAACTTAACGACATTAAGATGGCTATACACCCAGATGATCCACCTTGGCCAATATTTGGATTACCAAGAATCATAACAAAAGAGGAAAACCTAGATAGATTTTTAAAATTAGTTGACAATAAATACAATGGACTTACTTTATGTACAGGTTCATTAGGATGTGCTAACTTCAATAACATGCCAAAATTAGTAGATAAATACAGTGCTATGGGAAGAATTCACTTCATGCACGTAAGAAATGTAAAGTTACTAAATGATGGTGTGAGCTTTGAAGAGTCAGCTCACTACTCTGGATGCGGATCATTAGATATCGTTGAAATAATGAGAGTATTACATAAAAATGGATTTGATGGTTACCTAAGACCAGATCACGGAAGAATGATTTGGGGAGAAACTGGAAAACCAGGATATGGATTATATGATAGAGCTTTAGGAGCAAGTTATATAACAGGAATTTGGGAAACTTTAACTAAATTAGGAAAATAA
- a CDS encoding mannitol dehydrogenase family protein: MKLNLNEMKNIKNISEVVTPAYDIETVKENTMKAPKWLHFGAGNIFRAYVGKMQQNLLNKGLENTGIIVAESFDTEIIDKVYKPHDNLTLSVILSKDGNFSTEVIASIVESLKADTDREILKEIVKAPTLQMISFTITEKGYNLKTPNGEYMKVIEEDFQNSPEKSKHIMSIVTELLYVRFKAGATPIALVSMDNCAGNGDRVRAAVLDIAEHWAEKGYVEKEFLAYIADEKKVAYPISMIDKITPRPAEVVKEHLEKLGFEDMNIVVTSKNTYTGAFVNAEAPEYFVVEDKFPNGRPELEKSEAGVYVTDRETVEKTERMKVTTCLNPLHTTLAVYGCLLNEKTIFDAVSNPELNKLIKNIGYGEALKVVDDPKILSPKAFIDEVINERFANKFIPDQPERIATDTSQKVGIRFGETIKAYLASDELRVEDIKYIPLVYAGWFRYLLGIDDNGNERSISPDPMLDMLKEKMSGIEFGKPETYKGQLREILKNKMIFGVDLEEVGMADRVEQYFVEMLAGKDAVINTLKKYLGE; the protein is encoded by the coding sequence ATGAAATTAAACTTAAATGAGATGAAAAATATAAAAAATATAAGTGAAGTAGTAACTCCTGCATATGATATAGAAACTGTAAAAGAAAATACAATGAAGGCACCAAAGTGGTTACACTTTGGTGCTGGAAATATTTTCAGAGCTTATGTTGGGAAGATGCAACAAAATCTTTTAAATAAAGGGCTTGAAAATACAGGGATTATCGTTGCAGAAAGTTTTGATACAGAGATTATAGATAAAGTGTATAAGCCACATGATAACTTAACACTATCAGTAATTTTATCAAAAGATGGAAACTTCTCAACAGAGGTTATAGCTAGTATAGTTGAATCTTTAAAAGCTGATACAGATAGAGAGATATTAAAAGAGATAGTAAAAGCTCCAACTCTTCAAATGATAAGTTTTACAATAACAGAAAAAGGATACAACTTAAAAACTCCAAATGGTGAGTATATGAAAGTTATTGAAGAGGATTTCCAAAACTCTCCAGAAAAATCAAAACATATAATGAGTATAGTAACAGAGCTATTATATGTGAGATTTAAAGCAGGAGCAACTCCAATAGCTTTAGTAAGTATGGATAACTGTGCTGGAAATGGAGATAGAGTAAGAGCAGCTGTTCTTGATATAGCAGAGCATTGGGCAGAGAAAGGATATGTAGAAAAAGAGTTCTTAGCTTATATAGCTGATGAGAAAAAAGTAGCTTATCCTATTTCAATGATAGATAAAATTACTCCAAGACCTGCAGAAGTTGTAAAAGAACACCTAGAAAAATTAGGTTTTGAAGATATGAATATAGTAGTTACTTCTAAAAATACATATACTGGAGCTTTTGTTAATGCTGAAGCACCTGAATATTTTGTAGTAGAAGATAAATTCCCTAATGGAAGACCAGAATTAGAGAAATCAGAAGCAGGGGTGTATGTAACAGATAGAGAAACAGTTGAAAAAACAGAAAGAATGAAAGTTACTACGTGTTTAAATCCATTACATACAACATTAGCTGTTTATGGATGTTTATTAAATGAAAAAACAATATTTGATGCTGTATCTAATCCTGAATTAAATAAGTTAATAAAAAATATAGGATATGGAGAAGCATTAAAAGTTGTAGATGATCCAAAAATTTTAAGTCCAAAAGCATTTATTGATGAAGTTATTAATGAAAGATTTGCTAATAAGTTTATACCAGATCAACCAGAGAGAATAGCAACTGATACTTCTCAAAAAGTAGGAATAAGATTTGGAGAGACAATTAAAGCATACTTAGCAAGTGATGAGTTAAGAGTAGAGGATATAAAATATATTCCATTAGTTTATGCTGGATGGTTTAGATATCTATTAGGAATAGATGACAATGGAAATGAGAGAAGTATTAGTCCAGATCCAATGTTAGATATGTTAAAAGAGAAAATGTCTGGAATAGAATTTGGAAAGCCAGAAACTTATAAAGGACAATTGAGAGAAATATTAAAAAATAAAATGATATTTGGAGTAGATTTAGAAGAGGTAGGTATGGCAGATAGAGTTGAGCAGTACTTCGTAGAGATGTTAGCTG